A genomic region of Rhizomicrobium sp. contains the following coding sequences:
- the lpxD gene encoding UDP-3-O-(3-hydroxymyristoyl)glucosamine N-acyltransferase, with amino-acid sequence MTDDRFFERAGPFPLGEIAAHIGAEMDNNSSSEFLVRDVAALESAAAGDISVFSDGEYTKAFAHTGASVVITDRKLGVHEHNGTWLLLTDNPRLAFAQVGHMFYPPDAPIAGVHALTPVHASACVGVGTQICSGAVIGANAKIGERCTIGYNAVIGPGTMIGDDCVIGANCVISYALIGDRVTLAPNVTVGSAGFSFVPSGKGLLRVPQLGRVIIEDDVELGANCAIDRGAIGDTVIGKGTMFDNLVHIAHNVKIGHHCLIAGQVGIAGSTTVGPYVMMGGQVGISDHLTIGAGARLAAKAGVTRDVAAGETVGGYPAMPVREWHRQTVALKKLASHKKS; translated from the coding sequence ATGACAGACGACAGGTTTTTCGAGCGCGCGGGGCCTTTCCCGCTCGGAGAGATCGCCGCGCATATCGGCGCGGAGATGGACAACAATTCGTCGTCGGAATTCCTGGTGCGCGACGTCGCCGCCCTGGAAAGCGCCGCCGCCGGAGACATCAGCGTCTTCAGCGACGGGGAATACACCAAGGCCTTCGCCCATACCGGCGCCAGCGTGGTGATCACCGACCGCAAGCTCGGCGTTCACGAGCACAACGGGACCTGGCTTCTGCTCACCGACAATCCGCGCCTCGCCTTCGCGCAGGTCGGCCACATGTTCTATCCGCCCGACGCGCCGATCGCCGGCGTGCACGCGCTCACCCCGGTCCATGCCAGCGCCTGCGTCGGCGTTGGCACGCAGATCTGCTCGGGCGCCGTGATCGGCGCCAATGCCAAGATCGGCGAGCGCTGCACCATCGGCTACAACGCGGTGATCGGGCCCGGCACGATGATCGGCGACGATTGCGTGATCGGCGCCAATTGCGTGATCTCTTATGCCCTGATCGGCGATCGCGTGACGCTGGCGCCCAACGTCACGGTCGGCAGCGCCGGCTTCAGCTTCGTGCCGAGCGGCAAGGGTTTGCTCCGCGTGCCGCAGCTCGGCCGCGTCATCATCGAGGACGATGTCGAGCTCGGCGCCAATTGCGCCATCGACCGCGGCGCCATCGGCGACACCGTGATCGGCAAGGGCACGATGTTCGACAACCTCGTGCACATCGCCCACAATGTGAAGATCGGCCATCACTGCCTGATCGCCGGGCAGGTCGGCATCGCCGGCTCCACTACCGTCGGTCCCTATGTGATGATGGGCGGCCAGGTCGGCATCAGCGATCACCTGACGATCGGCGCCGGCGCCAGGCTGGCGGCCAAGGCCGGCGTGACGCGCGACGTCGCGGCGGGCGAGACGGTCGGCGGCTACCCCGCCATGCCGGTGCGCGAATGGCACCGCCAGACCGTGGCGCTGAAGAAGCTCGCGAGTCACAAAAAGTCCTGA
- the lpxD gene encoding UDP-3-O-(3-hydroxymyristoyl)glucosamine N-acyltransferase — translation MTDDRFFERAGPFPLGQIAAQIGAEMDNSSQADFPIRDVSNLDTAEAGEISLYSDAKYAAAFARTRASVVITDRKLAAHEHNGTWLLLSANPRLAFAQVGHLFYPPPALHEGLQPVLPVHPSARIGAGTQIAQGGEIRSDAKIGANCAIGPNVVIGKGVEIGDNCTIGPNCTITHALIGNRVVFGPGNSIGNAGFSFVPSAKGLLRVPQLGRVVIEDDVEFGANCVVDRGAIGDTHIGRGCRFDGLIHVGHNVTMGQFCIVVAQAGIAGSTTIGPGVMIGGQAGIADHLTVGAGARLAARAGVTQDVPAGETVGGYPAQPVKQWHRQVLWLKKMAGRKAKD, via the coding sequence ATGACGGACGACAGGTTCTTCGAACGGGCGGGACCCTTCCCGCTCGGCCAGATCGCCGCCCAGATCGGCGCCGAGATGGACAACAGCTCGCAGGCGGACTTTCCCATCCGCGACGTGTCGAATCTCGACACCGCCGAGGCCGGCGAGATCAGCCTCTACTCCGACGCCAAATACGCCGCCGCCTTCGCCCGGACGCGCGCCAGCGTGGTGATCACCGACCGCAAGCTGGCGGCGCATGAGCACAACGGCACCTGGCTGCTGCTCTCGGCCAATCCCAGGCTCGCCTTCGCGCAGGTCGGCCACCTCTTCTATCCGCCGCCGGCGCTGCACGAGGGCTTGCAGCCGGTCCTGCCGGTGCATCCGAGCGCGCGCATCGGCGCCGGCACGCAGATCGCGCAGGGCGGCGAGATCCGCTCCGACGCGAAGATCGGCGCCAACTGCGCCATCGGGCCCAATGTGGTGATCGGCAAGGGCGTGGAGATCGGCGACAATTGCACCATCGGGCCCAATTGCACGATCACCCATGCGCTGATCGGCAACCGCGTGGTGTTCGGGCCGGGCAATTCCATCGGCAATGCCGGGTTCTCCTTCGTGCCGAGCGCCAAGGGCCTTTTGCGCGTGCCGCAGCTCGGCCGCGTGGTGATCGAGGACGATGTCGAGTTCGGCGCCAATTGCGTGGTCGACCGCGGCGCCATCGGCGACACCCATATCGGCCGCGGCTGCCGCTTCGACGGGCTGATCCATGTCGGCCACAATGTGACGATGGGCCAATTCTGCATCGTGGTGGCGCAGGCGGGCATCGCCGGCTCGACCACCATCGGGCCCGGCGTGATGATCGGCGGCCAGGCCGGGATCGCCGATCACCTCACCGTCGGCGCCGGCGCCAGGCTGGCCGCGCGCGCCGGCGTGACCCAGGACGTGCCGGCCGGCGAGACGGTCGGCGGCTATCCGGCCCAGCCGGTGAAGCAATGGCACCGCCAGGTCCTGTGGCTGAAGAAGATGGCGGGGCGCAAGGCGAAAGACTGA
- a CDS encoding DNA polymerase III subunit chi, giving the protein MTETLFYHLERRSLDDVLPGLIEKTLERGWRAVIRTESSERADAIDNLLWTYNDQTFLPHAQSGDGNPKRQPVLITVEDENPNGANVLFCVGGAMPGSWDAVNDLTRVVLMFDGHDEAALGKARAAWKDAKAAGHDVTYWKESPSGKFEKQG; this is encoded by the coding sequence GTGACCGAAACCCTCTTCTATCACCTCGAACGCCGCAGCCTCGACGACGTGCTGCCGGGGCTGATCGAGAAAACTCTGGAGCGCGGCTGGCGGGCGGTGATCCGCACGGAATCGTCCGAGCGGGCCGATGCCATCGACAACCTGCTGTGGACCTACAACGACCAGACCTTCCTGCCGCACGCGCAGTCCGGCGACGGCAATCCCAAGCGCCAGCCCGTGTTGATCACGGTCGAGGACGAGAACCCCAATGGCGCCAACGTGCTGTTCTGCGTCGGCGGCGCGATGCCGGGGTCGTGGGACGCGGTCAACGATCTGACCCGCGTGGTGCTGATGTTCGACGGCCACGACGAGGCCGCGCTCGGCAAGGCCCGCGCCGCCTGGAAGGACGCCAAGGCGGCGGGACACGACGTGACCTATTGGAAAGAGTCCCCAAGCGGGAAATTCGAAAAGCAGGGTTAG
- a CDS encoding GIY-YIG nuclease family protein translates to MDSDPFTIRIFVVDGDPEGVRLVDRMNWTGVSIVFPRERWPSARNRAELGRTGVYILVGYKEGDEDLPTLYIGEGDAVRDRIDSHAQTKDFWEHGYAFTTSNNGLNKAHVRWLERELIQQAKKAGRSKLDNGTAPPEPPLSEAERADSRAFLREILQVLPIMGLRAFEEPKPVATPRAPASAQPTTGSTATKPVSDSPDDIVVVVPAQEEGFKTVFLGQQRWRAIRISGGMLQKIRYVAAYQTKPVSAVTHYAPVATIEPYGEEGKYQLVFSGPAVEIGPIPFADAPGGLMQGPRYTTLGRLRTAKKLMDLFGGATTQGP, encoded by the coding sequence ATGGACAGCGATCCGTTTACAATCCGCATCTTCGTCGTCGATGGCGACCCCGAAGGGGTCCGCCTTGTTGATCGAATGAACTGGACTGGCGTCAGCATTGTTTTTCCTCGCGAGCGATGGCCGTCCGCCCGCAATCGCGCCGAATTGGGTCGCACCGGCGTATATATTCTTGTTGGCTACAAGGAGGGTGACGAGGACCTGCCGACGCTCTACATCGGCGAGGGAGACGCGGTTCGCGACCGCATCGACAGCCACGCACAGACTAAGGACTTCTGGGAACACGGCTATGCCTTCACCACTTCGAACAACGGCCTCAACAAGGCCCATGTCCGATGGTTAGAGCGAGAACTGATACAGCAAGCCAAGAAGGCCGGACGTAGCAAACTCGACAACGGCACTGCGCCACCGGAGCCACCGCTCAGTGAGGCTGAACGTGCTGATAGTCGAGCCTTTCTTCGAGAGATATTGCAAGTGCTGCCTATTATGGGACTCCGCGCTTTCGAGGAGCCCAAGCCAGTCGCGACTCCGCGAGCGCCTGCGAGCGCCCAACCGACAACAGGCTCGACGGCGACCAAACCCGTCTCCGATTCACCCGACGATATCGTGGTGGTGGTGCCCGCCCAAGAAGAAGGATTCAAGACGGTGTTTCTCGGCCAGCAAAGGTGGCGCGCTATCCGTATTTCGGGCGGCATGCTTCAGAAAATCCGCTATGTGGCAGCTTATCAAACGAAACCTGTCTCAGCAGTCACTCATTATGCGCCGGTCGCGACCATCGAGCCGTACGGTGAAGAGGGCAAGTATCAGCTAGTCTTTTCCGGACCGGCAGTCGAAATCGGGCCTATTCCGTTCGCCGATGCGCCGGGTGGCCTGATGCAAGGCCCGCGTTACACGACGCTTGGTCGGCTGAGAACTGCAAAGAAACTTATGGACCTGTTTGGCGGTGCAACTACGCAAGGACCATAA
- a CDS encoding transposase, with amino-acid sequence MTIDDDKQTCGCADFKANGKPCKHIHGAIYTVEFPASNLIDPVPTAVERTKQTYSQDWRNYNLAQTEEKPLLMRLLSGFCQSIEDDEPKGRGRPGIPTRDMAFAICYKVYEGVSTRRFIPDLRLAHRSGFISCAPHFNSIIGAMKDVEMTQVLLDLVDQTSVPLRDFERTFAADSSGFGNSRFDRWIDIKDPTKRQKQHTWTKVHLMCGVSTHIVTAVVIKDKDASDPPQLPSLVKMTAKNFQISEVYADKAYGSINNYQVIAEHGAVPYIDFKSNHTGKGRSRSGTMSRGTELWQRMFHMFQMHADEFYAHYHQRSNVESVFSMIKAKTGDVVRSKSEAAMLNEVLCKIVCHNICVLIMAMFERGLDLDELLVPKVRRPTLRVYEGGLSQSPVA; translated from the coding sequence GTGACTATCGACGACGATAAACAGACCTGCGGCTGCGCTGACTTCAAGGCGAACGGCAAACCGTGCAAGCACATTCACGGGGCGATTTACACGGTCGAATTTCCGGCGTCGAACCTCATCGATCCCGTCCCCACCGCCGTGGAGAGGACGAAGCAGACGTATTCACAGGATTGGCGCAACTATAATCTCGCACAAACCGAGGAGAAGCCGCTGCTTATGCGGTTGCTTTCGGGCTTCTGTCAGTCGATTGAGGATGACGAGCCGAAAGGCCGTGGTCGCCCGGGTATTCCAACGCGGGATATGGCATTTGCTATCTGTTACAAAGTGTACGAAGGCGTCTCCACACGCCGCTTTATCCCGGACTTGAGATTGGCGCACCGTTCGGGGTTCATCTCCTGCGCTCCTCACTTCAACTCCATTATTGGCGCGATGAAGGACGTCGAGATGACGCAGGTCTTGCTGGACCTCGTCGATCAAACCAGCGTTCCGCTTCGCGATTTCGAGCGTACCTTCGCAGCCGACTCGTCCGGGTTTGGAAACTCGCGGTTTGATCGTTGGATCGACATCAAGGACCCGACGAAACGCCAGAAGCAGCATACGTGGACCAAGGTTCATCTCATGTGCGGAGTCAGCACTCACATCGTCACCGCAGTGGTCATCAAAGATAAGGACGCGAGCGATCCGCCGCAGTTGCCGAGTCTGGTGAAAATGACCGCCAAGAATTTTCAAATCAGCGAGGTCTATGCCGACAAGGCCTACGGCTCGATCAACAACTATCAAGTGATCGCCGAGCATGGCGCGGTTCCGTATATCGACTTCAAATCCAACCATACCGGAAAGGGGCGCAGTCGATCTGGAACGATGAGCCGGGGCACCGAACTTTGGCAGCGCATGTTCCACATGTTTCAGATGCACGCCGACGAGTTCTATGCCCACTATCATCAGCGTAGCAACGTCGAGTCCGTGTTCTCTATGATCAAGGCGAAGACGGGTGACGTTGTTCGCAGCAAGTCCGAGGCGGCCATGCTCAACGAGGTGCTTTGCAAGATTGTCTGCCACAACATCTGCGTCTTGATCATGGCAATGTTCGAGCGGGGACTCGACTTGGATGAGCTTTTGGTCCCTAAGGTGCGGAGACCTACCTTGCGGGTGTACGAGGGTGGCCTCAGCCAGTCCCCGGTCGCATAG
- a CDS encoding leucyl aminopeptidase — MQLSFIVPGDVRSGAWVVGAADGAVLTPAAQKADKAAGGALSRGLKVSKFTGKSGQVLEVLAPAGVAASRIVLAGLGKASEFNGTVAENLSAAVNGRLNGAGETAVTYDIDLPKGSKLKAGELAAHLALGARLKSYSFNHYRTRNLDEYEQRLASVAIATPVVADAKKSWAALDAVAGGMFFARDLVNEPPNVLSPAEFARRVKANLSKLGVSVEILGEAQMKKLGMGSLLGVGQGSERESQLVVMQWNGGRKKKDTPVAFVGKGVCFDSGGLSLKTGAGMMGMKGDMGGAAAVVGTMQALAARKARVNAVGVIGLVENMPDGKAQRPDDVVKSMSGQTIEVLNTDAEGRLVLADALTYTQRTFKPKFVIDLATLTGAIIMALGPEHAGLFSNDDRLAHRIGEAGKAVGEPVWRLPMGPAYDKLLRSKIADMKNIGGPNAGSITAAQFLKRFVEDDRPWAHLDIAGVAWQDGEQRALAPSWGTGWGVRILNELVEAHYED, encoded by the coding sequence ATGCAATTGTCCTTTATCGTGCCGGGCGATGTCCGTTCCGGCGCCTGGGTGGTCGGCGCGGCTGACGGCGCGGTCCTGACGCCTGCCGCGCAGAAGGCCGACAAGGCGGCCGGCGGCGCGCTCAGCCGCGGGTTGAAGGTCAGCAAATTCACCGGCAAGAGCGGCCAGGTCCTCGAAGTGCTGGCGCCGGCCGGCGTCGCGGCGTCGCGCATCGTCCTGGCGGGGCTGGGCAAGGCTTCGGAGTTCAACGGAACCGTGGCCGAGAATCTGAGCGCCGCCGTCAACGGGCGGTTGAACGGCGCGGGTGAAACCGCGGTAACCTACGACATCGACCTGCCGAAGGGCTCCAAGCTGAAAGCCGGCGAGCTGGCGGCGCATCTGGCGCTCGGCGCGCGGCTGAAGAGCTACAGCTTCAACCATTACCGCACCAGGAATCTGGACGAATACGAACAGCGGCTGGCGAGCGTCGCCATCGCGACGCCGGTCGTCGCCGACGCCAAGAAGAGCTGGGCGGCGCTCGATGCGGTCGCCGGCGGCATGTTCTTCGCGCGCGACCTCGTCAACGAGCCGCCCAACGTGCTGTCGCCGGCCGAATTCGCGCGCCGCGTGAAGGCGAACCTCTCCAAGCTCGGCGTGAGCGTCGAGATCCTCGGCGAGGCGCAGATGAAGAAGCTCGGCATGGGCTCGCTGCTCGGCGTCGGCCAGGGCAGCGAGCGCGAAAGCCAGCTCGTGGTCATGCAGTGGAACGGTGGCCGCAAGAAGAAGGACACGCCGGTCGCCTTCGTCGGCAAGGGCGTGTGTTTCGATTCCGGCGGATTGTCGCTCAAGACCGGCGCCGGGATGATGGGCATGAAGGGCGACATGGGCGGCGCCGCCGCCGTGGTCGGCACGATGCAGGCGCTGGCGGCGCGCAAGGCGCGGGTCAACGCGGTCGGCGTGATCGGCCTGGTCGAGAACATGCCGGACGGCAAGGCGCAGCGTCCCGACGACGTGGTGAAATCGATGTCGGGCCAGACCATCGAGGTGCTCAACACCGACGCCGAGGGCCGCCTCGTCCTGGCCGACGCGCTGACCTACACCCAGCGCACCTTTAAGCCGAAATTCGTGATCGATCTCGCCACGCTGACCGGCGCGATCATCATGGCGCTGGGGCCGGAGCATGCCGGCCTGTTCTCCAACGACGACCGGCTGGCGCACCGCATCGGCGAGGCCGGCAAGGCGGTGGGCGAGCCGGTGTGGCGCCTGCCGATGGGGCCGGCCTACGACAAGCTCTTGCGCTCCAAGATCGCCGACATGAAGAACATCGGCGGGCCGAACGCCGGCTCGATCACCGCGGCGCAGTTCCTCAAACGCTTCGTCGAGGACGACCGGCCCTGGGCGCATCTCGATATCGCCGGCGTCGCCTGGCAGGACGGCGAGCAGCGGGCGCTGGCGCCGAGCTGGGGCACCGGCTGGGGCGTGCGCATCCTGAACGAACTGGTCGAGGCGCATTACGAGGATTGA
- the lptF gene encoding LPS export ABC transporter permease LptF — protein MRLPRLSLYLLGQLIGPTALFTFLLTAVIWLSQSLRLLDLVINRGQSAPTFVYLTILVLPGLLVIILPIAFFAGTLFALSKLNTDSELVVMSASGFSRFQIAVPVFISAAIVMALTYACGLYLMPAGQRAMKDKVVDIRADIGAALLNEGEFNTPAAGLTVFIRELNSDGTIRGVFVHDNRDKARPVTYLAESGQLAQTPGGARLIMDDGTIEVAGGGGAQLQVLKFQRYVFDLDQFSGPARATDRATSERYLSELFNPDPHLAPKIRNAYIAEGHNRLAEPLYCIAFALIALAAILRGSRARGANALRITFAIVAVATVRIAGYGVQGLAIGNPALNVLFYAIPLIGGALALGNLAGIDPLAWLRRPVLAEALS, from the coding sequence GTGAGACTGCCCAGACTTTCGCTCTACCTGCTCGGCCAGCTCATCGGGCCGACAGCCCTCTTTACGTTCCTGCTGACGGCGGTGATCTGGCTGAGCCAGTCGCTGCGGCTTCTCGACCTTGTGATCAACCGCGGCCAGTCGGCGCCGACCTTCGTCTACCTCACCATCCTGGTGCTGCCGGGCCTTCTGGTCATCATCCTGCCCATCGCGTTCTTCGCCGGCACCCTGTTCGCGCTCTCCAAGCTCAACACCGACAGCGAGCTGGTGGTGATGTCGGCCTCCGGCTTCAGCCGGTTCCAGATCGCGGTGCCGGTGTTCATCTCGGCGGCGATCGTCATGGCACTGACCTATGCCTGCGGCCTCTACCTCATGCCGGCGGGCCAGCGGGCGATGAAGGACAAGGTGGTCGACATCCGCGCCGATATCGGGGCGGCGCTGCTCAACGAGGGCGAGTTCAACACGCCGGCGGCCGGCCTCACCGTCTTCATCCGCGAGCTCAATTCCGACGGCACGATCCGCGGCGTCTTCGTGCACGACAACCGCGACAAGGCGCGGCCGGTGACCTATCTCGCCGAGAGCGGCCAGCTCGCCCAGACGCCGGGCGGCGCGCGCCTGATCATGGACGACGGCACCATCGAGGTGGCGGGCGGCGGCGGCGCGCAGCTTCAGGTCCTGAAATTCCAGCGCTATGTCTTCGACCTCGACCAGTTCTCCGGCCCGGCGCGCGCCACCGACCGCGCCACCAGCGAGCGCTATCTGTCCGAGCTGTTCAACCCCGACCCGCATCTGGCGCCCAAGATCCGCAACGCCTATATCGCGGAGGGCCATAACCGGCTGGCCGAACCGCTCTACTGCATCGCCTTCGCGCTGATCGCGCTGGCCGCGATCCTGCGCGGCAGCCGCGCGCGCGGCGCCAACGCCCTGCGCATCACCTTCGCCATCGTCGCCGTGGCGACGGTGCGCATCGCCGGCTATGGCGTGCAGGGACTGGCGATCGGCAATCCGGCGCTGAACGTGCTGTTCTATGCGATCCCGCTGATCGGCGGGGCGCTGGCGCTCGGCAATCTCGCCGGCATCGATCCCCTCGCCTGGCTGCGGCGGCCCGTGCTGGCGGAAGCCTTGTCATGA
- the lptG gene encoding LPS export ABC transporter permease LptG, with translation MSWSWTLYRYLAMQFLAGIGIVYGTLLMLAFSIDVVDLTNRTANRNVSTLVVIGMALLQLPDLGQKMMPFAVLLGGVFSFARLSRNQELVAVRAAGMSAWDFLLPPLAVAAGLGFVVVLIVTPISARMLAQFAALEAKYIKGEASQLSVSPNGLYLRQGDASQQSIIHALRVTNQGVHLESVVVFLYGASDRFTGRIDAQSADLAGGTWKMNDAWVSGADGSPVHHAAYDVSTTLTPVQIQESFAPPYTLSFWQLPSFIRAAQNAGFSAVRYELYFYTLLAMPALFAAMVFMAASFSVRLGRSGGMLRVVLISALSGFGIYFFSEFARALGQTGILPVALAATAPATAAILIGMTLVFNQEDG, from the coding sequence ATGAGCTGGTCCTGGACGCTCTACCGCTATCTGGCGATGCAGTTCCTGGCCGGCATCGGCATCGTCTACGGCACCCTGCTGATGCTGGCCTTCTCGATCGACGTCGTCGACCTCACCAACCGCACCGCCAACCGCAATGTGAGCACGCTGGTGGTGATCGGCATGGCGCTGCTGCAGCTTCCCGATCTCGGCCAGAAGATGATGCCGTTCGCGGTGCTGCTGGGCGGGGTGTTCTCCTTCGCGCGGCTGTCGCGCAATCAGGAGCTGGTCGCGGTGCGCGCCGCCGGCATGTCGGCCTGGGACTTCCTTCTGCCGCCGCTGGCGGTGGCGGCGGGGCTGGGCTTCGTCGTCGTCCTGATCGTCACGCCGATCTCGGCGCGGATGCTGGCGCAGTTCGCCGCGCTGGAAGCGAAATACATCAAGGGCGAGGCGTCGCAGCTTTCGGTCTCGCCCAACGGGCTCTATCTGCGCCAGGGCGACGCCAGCCAGCAATCGATCATCCACGCGCTGCGCGTCACCAACCAGGGCGTCCATCTGGAGAGCGTCGTGGTGTTCCTCTACGGCGCCTCCGACCGCTTCACCGGCCGGATCGACGCCCAGTCGGCCGATCTCGCCGGCGGCACCTGGAAGATGAACGACGCCTGGGTGAGCGGCGCCGACGGCTCGCCGGTGCATCACGCGGCCTATGACGTCTCCACCACGCTGACGCCGGTCCAGATCCAGGAAAGCTTCGCGCCGCCCTATACGCTGTCCTTCTGGCAGCTTCCGAGCTTCATCCGCGCGGCGCAGAATGCGGGCTTCTCGGCGGTGCGCTACGAGCTGTATTTCTACACCCTGCTGGCGATGCCGGCGCTGTTCGCCGCGATGGTGTTCATGGCGGCGAGCTTCTCGGTCCGGCTGGGCCGCAGCGGCGGTATGCTGCGCGTCGTGCTGATCAGCGCCCTCTCCGGCTTCGGCATCTACTTCTTCAGCGAATTCGCGCGCGCGCTGGGCCAGACCGGCATCCTGCCCGTGGCGCTGGCGGCCACCGCGCCGGCCACCGCCGCGATCCTGATCGGCATGACCCTCGTCTTCAACCAGGAGGACGGATGA
- the lptD gene encoding LPS assembly protein LptD, with amino-acid sequence MSPPRGLVLIAALAALAAASASAAPAPLKIKGDALLQADEMDYDVDTHVVTARGHVEIDNGGRILIADEVAYDQVHDTTVASGHVSLTDEKGNVAFADHVTLTDKMRDGALKSFAAMIGKNGRMVAASATRSQGRFIEAFDAAYTPCKICNQPGQRTPVWQVSAEHVRYDQLKHRIVFHDARIEFFGVPLFYTPYLRESDPTVRYSTGVLTPDIGNSTNIGYFMRLPVYVSMSPSQDATITPIVSTRGGDVLAGEYRERWQNGGMWLQGSFGYNPDGGISGHQGQFYSSLFGSGRIPVDTVWRTGYDVQLTNNDTYLKRYDFSLLDRLVNDAFVEGTGGRTRFAVTGYFFQGLRASDKAGIIPLALPLVEFNYIPLTKLLGSQFRLDFNTIALTRNVGEDDQRATLEARMRWPTVLPGGQLLTFQLDARGDVYHVSDAVTPGSGDKFISRGVPYAALDWRWPFITSIAKDRSLIVEPIVQAIAQPYGGNPAGIPNEDSADIELDENNILSFDQVPGYDLVESGPRLNVGLHARAVFASGSVDAVLGETYRLKPDPIFGPDSGQAGTTSDIVGRVSVKFLPYIDLTDRIDIDRTNGTLRRHEVYLTGIFGRTSVQVSYVQLPAEVATLGLDQREEINAQADVNFYANWQAFGALRRDLLNGQMLDTELGLGYEDECLGISVAYRRKFTTDRDLPPSTSIVLRFNLKTGDQAIEPFSLFPQDVFSHP; translated from the coding sequence ATGAGCCCGCCGCGCGGCCTCGTCCTCATCGCCGCGCTGGCCGCGCTCGCGGCCGCGTCGGCGTCCGCCGCGCCGGCGCCGCTCAAGATCAAGGGCGACGCGCTGCTGCAGGCCGACGAGATGGACTACGACGTCGACACCCATGTCGTCACCGCGCGCGGCCATGTCGAGATCGACAATGGCGGCCGCATCCTCATCGCCGACGAGGTCGCCTACGACCAGGTGCACGACACGACGGTGGCGAGCGGCCATGTCAGCCTGACCGACGAGAAGGGCAACGTCGCCTTCGCCGATCACGTCACGCTCACCGACAAGATGCGCGACGGCGCGCTCAAGAGCTTCGCGGCGATGATCGGCAAGAACGGCCGCATGGTCGCGGCCAGCGCCACGCGCAGCCAGGGCCGCTTCATCGAGGCGTTCGACGCCGCCTATACGCCCTGCAAGATCTGCAACCAGCCCGGCCAGCGCACCCCGGTGTGGCAGGTCAGCGCCGAGCATGTGCGCTACGACCAGCTCAAGCACCGCATCGTCTTCCACGACGCCAGGATCGAATTCTTCGGCGTGCCGCTGTTCTACACGCCCTATCTGCGCGAATCCGATCCCACGGTGCGCTATTCGACCGGCGTCTTGACGCCCGATATCGGCAATTCGACCAATATCGGCTACTTCATGCGCCTGCCGGTCTACGTCTCGATGTCGCCGTCGCAGGACGCCACGATCACGCCGATCGTCTCCACGCGCGGCGGCGACGTGCTCGCCGGCGAGTATCGCGAGCGCTGGCAGAACGGCGGCATGTGGCTGCAGGGCAGCTTCGGCTACAATCCCGACGGCGGCATCAGCGGGCATCAGGGCCAGTTCTATTCCAGCCTGTTCGGCTCCGGCCGCATCCCGGTCGATACGGTGTGGCGCACCGGCTACGATGTGCAGCTCACCAACAACGACACCTATCTGAAGCGCTACGATTTCTCGCTGCTCGACCGGCTGGTGAACGACGCGTTCGTCGAAGGGACGGGCGGGCGCACGCGCTTCGCCGTCACCGGCTATTTCTTCCAGGGCCTGCGGGCGTCCGACAAGGCCGGCATCATTCCCCTGGCGCTGCCGCTGGTCGAGTTCAACTACATCCCGCTGACCAAGCTTTTGGGCAGCCAGTTCCGCCTCGACTTCAACACCATCGCGCTGACGCGCAATGTCGGCGAGGACGACCAGCGCGCCACGCTGGAGGCCCGCATGCGCTGGCCCACCGTGCTGCCCGGCGGCCAGCTCCTGACCTTCCAGCTCGACGCGCGCGGCGACGTCTATCACGTCAGCGACGCGGTGACGCCCGGCAGCGGCGACAAGTTCATCAGCCGCGGCGTGCCTTACGCGGCGCTCGACTGGCGCTGGCCGTTCATCACCAGCATCGCCAAGGACCGCTCGCTGATCGTCGAGCCGATCGTGCAGGCCATCGCGCAGCCCTATGGCGGCAATCCCGCCGGCATCCCGAACGAGGATTCCGCCGACATCGAGCTGGACGAGAACAACATCCTCAGCTTCGACCAGGTTCCCGGCTACGACCTGGTGGAGAGCGGGCCGCGCCTGAATGTCGGCCTGCATGCCCGCGCGGTGTTCGCCTCCGGCTCGGTCGACGCGGTGCTGGGCGAGACCTATCGGCTGAAACCCGATCCGATCTTCGGCCCCGATTCCGGCCAGGCGGGAACCACCTCGGACATCGTGGGCCGCGTCAGCGTGAAGTTCCTGCCCTATATCGATCTCACCGACCGCATCGACATCGACCGCACCAACGGCACGCTGCGCCGGCACGAGGTCTATCTCACCGGCATCTTCGGCCGCACCTCGGTCCAGGTCAGCTATGTCCAGCTTCCGGCGGAAGTCGCCACCCTGGGGCTCGACCAGCGCGAGGAAATCAACGCCCAGGCCGACGTCAATTTCTACGCCAATTGGCAGGCCTTCGGCGCGCTGCGCCGCGACCTCTTGAACGGCCAGATGCTGGATACCGAACTCGGCCTCGGCTATGAGGACGAGTGCCTGGGCATCTCCGTCGCTTATCGGCGCAAGTTCACCACCGACCGCGACCTGCCGCCTTCGACCTCGATCGTCCTGCGCTTCAACCTCAAGACCGGCGACCAGGCCATCGAGCCGTTTAGCTTGTTCCCACAAGACGTGTTCTCGCATCCTTGA